Part of the Crassostrea angulata isolate pt1a10 unplaced genomic scaffold, ASM2561291v2 HiC_scaffold_256, whole genome shotgun sequence genome, TACCTTCATCAGTGCGGACATAATGTGACGCTattgttgattaaaattaatggCGAGTATGTTCAGTGCGGACATAATGTGACGCtcttattgattaaaattattggCAAATATGTTcagtgacggcggacataaaGATTATTTATGTTTAAGATAGACGAATATTTCGTAACATCGAACTTTAAATGGcgattaaaagtaaaaataatgaaatttataagGAGGCGGACATAATGTGACGATGTCAAAAAAAAGTGGCGGACATTTCGTGATGGCGGACAAAACGTGacgattttgttttttaaaaagtggcGGACATATCGTGACGGCGGACATAACGTGGcggcggacataacgtgactCAACAgacttaaaataattatatggtatcaaatttgataatttgaaaacgaaacaaacaattcaatcGTAAAGCAAATGAGGCAGCATTTATTgcatatttaataaaatcattatgaaTTGCATAAACCAAAATTTATCAGTTCgttttttaatttgacaatttcattaaaaataattgaaacaaaatatatatacatgcatatattaaaataatattatacttGGATGTAGATCgatgaagaaaatcattcattctCGAGTCTCTAACCTGAATATGTACACGCTAGCAAATATAAACACATTCGATTTTATGAACTCATTCCCTGTATAAAACTCAATATCATCATGATATcgtttcaaatgaccttgaaaaccgtttaattctttataatctatagaaaatgattttcataatttgaatcaaaaatgttttaaaaatttagaaaataattcTTAAGTGCCTATAAAAATacctgaatttttttaaattatcatcaaatcttaaatgttttaaattcaagAAGTATGCTGAAGTTTTTAGGACAAGCTGTCTTTTCCACATGTACAatacctttttgtttttgttttttgacatCAGTATAATATTTCCTTTTggtaaaattattatatatataataacacctataatacatgtaacaatctgTAAAATGCACATAATAAGCACGTTATATTCGATAATATATCTATTCAGAGCTATCATGTCCCTCAAAAAGGTTTTCATCCCCCCAGTTTTCTCTAATATAGTCACGCCCGGATTTAAAGATACGCCAGAAAGCTTTTAGAGCCATAGCATTTTTTGCGTCGCCTGGATCTTCAGAATCAAAGTAGTTGGACACAGGAATGACATGACTTTGAGGAAGCTGAAAAACTTCAGACACTTTTTGACAGATATCGTAGACGCAGGAATATTGCAGAGCATTCACCATGTCGTCTTTAGGAACTCCGACTTTATCAATATGCGTTACTAAAGCAAATTGTCGAACGTCATCtacaatgaaataataatcgattaaaaattgaaaacaatttagtTTTGATAAGTTTATAAACACAAAGATATACAAATTAACATGGATTTCAACTGGTATCATTTAGTAGCCGCctaaataaaagtaattttttgataattgtccaaagaaattttttttcttttaataatgtaaacattagtgtattttatcatgaaatataaatgattcGGTCAAACAAAGAAGGATTATCTTGTATTTCTGGTTTAAAACGctatattcataaaataaattaacgAAAAAcggatttgaaaaaaaatctcttcCATCCGCGAAACAAAAAGTCCTTTTGGGggtttttatatattgtaatttagcataaaaatgtcaataacaaaccgtcaacaaTCTAAATAATCAGGAAAAAAATTTGGGTGATTAATAATGGTcaaacaattagtatgaaaaacgtcagtcagcatgcgacctaTAGGAAGTATTTGCTGAcgaggtcgttgtatcgacaatagaacttacgaaaagatgacttcgtACGAGACTGTTAATAGGCCTGTTATATCAACTTGTtcgtcagtagcttgcctcgccttagaatctgttcatacgaagagcatgcccttgtgtatcgaatcaactgagagacaataacaccatatgcaggtgatgaaggtatattgctacgtaagtaaggaaagttgacaatagaaaaattgaagtcatcgcacTTTATCATAACGTTTTGCTGTTAGGTTACCATTAGGTCCGTTTCcatgaaaatatcaaaaaataaaacactgggatataacaattgttaattgataatacgtcgtcgatatacctgaatgttgagttaaAGACCACAGCGAGTGATTCATTTTTTccacaagtttttgaataaattctgcttcataagagTACAAAAATAGATTTGCTAACAATTTAGCACAATTtgtacccatgggaattccaacagattgttggaagacttgatttccaaaaactgtATTGActttgtctatcagaaactcaagcatctttttaatatcAGCTTCATGGTACTTGTGTGTTCAATCAGAATGGCTTTtcgcaaaatatttttttgatttccaatGACAAGTTGAGCATTTTCACGACTTTCATTTctattgaaaaaaaccccaacataTTCATGAAAATGGTTTGTTGTCTCACGGGAGGAAACATGTTTAcaccaaaaaaacccacatttttatcttaaatttcaactacatttaacattttacatttggGTATGAAATAAAACCAAACGTTATTTAAATATCTAAAGAAAGCATGCGAGTTTTAAGTTTTATGCACTTATCGGCCGCTAAATAATGTTTTTCCTTACTCAAAGAGACCGAGGTCAACGAAGAAATCTTTAACTCCCCGTAAGAAACGTATACAACTGAGAgtacaatatattaaaaactcaTCGTATTTTACATGCCTTGAAAGTACAGTAAGATCAGATGGCGGTACTGACATGGACATTATAGCAAAATTAGGTAAAACCAAATGATCCTTTGCCAAGCTTAAGAGTTTATGGAAATCAAATAGCATCAGAACAACAATCaagactatagctttcctctgcgtccgtcagtccgtctgtctgtctgtccgtccgtctgtctgtctggccgtccttctgtctgtcccacttcagttttccactgggttttttttatgcgTTTGACGAGTGGTGCGAAACTTGCtgagcagcttcaaaatatcaaacagcagaccaagtttatacttttgtagcgtctggtaaacacaatttccagaaaattattttttttcaatccaaatttttttaatgatcgggttcgttatcgggccCGGTGTGTACTAAATGAACGAGGACATTATGtggtcagtaataatatcgtgcattatttgtatcattacatttatcatttctaataataaacaaaaaagttctgtaaaatggtgacaattattgtgttttacattttaacgacaaggttttataattattattacaatcgggttcgttatcgggtttggGCCGTTAAATGATAGACCCGTTAAATGATAGACTAGACTgcttcaaatatatatatttttaatggatttttaagattgttttctgtttattataatcatttttcataatttcatactATACAATTACTACATTTATGATGGGGGATATTTTATATACAGGGTCTCAAACATTGCCATTCTCAATCAAAGGGGTTACCGGTAGGGGATGTGTATTGCAGATGCAAAACtctcaaaatgcttgttatATCTGTCATAATATATGTCCTAATGTGTGATATTATATGTTTAATAGTGACAGAAAGTGATAGAAACAAACTATCAAGTTTCCAGTAAATGAAAGAAGATTTTCTGGCAAGCAAATATTCCTACATGTGCTGGTGCTAAAATCTAAagaaaacaagcattctgagagtattgcataagcaatacacgtcccctaccggtttgtattattctatgaaagcttccaagcacacaactatttcagagctattgtaaacgagatgtcatgctttaatcagagataaaagaacagaggaaattaaaactatatagttgatatagaaattaaataggaaataggtaaaataatccccttatttcatctc contains:
- the LOC128169906 gene encoding uncharacterized protein LOC128169906; this encodes MTKNASELRKNEPFIRKNPTPKDQMHCILYVVKASSNLSTKVSPVVELMQDVRQLILEDDVRQFALVTHIDKVGVPKDDMVNALQYSCVYDICQKVSEVFQLPQSHVIPVSNYFDSEDPGDAKNAMALKAFWRIFKSGRDYIRENWGDENLFEGHDSSE